The following coding sequences are from one Haploplasma axanthum window:
- the parE gene encoding DNA topoisomerase IV subunit B: MSKKNNEYNEKSIQILEGLEAVRKRPGMYIGSTDGKGLHHLVWEIVDNGIDEVLAGYGKEIEIVIKNDNSIIITDSGRGVPYKMHESGVPTTEIIFTKLHAGGKFSEDGGYKVSGGLHGVGSSVVNALSQFLEVTIHRDGFIWRQRFENGGKKIGKLEKIGNTNKTGTSVWFKPDPKIFSTTLFQYDTIKERVRQSAFLISGLKITLIDERNKVKDIFCYKDGIKEYVAFINDGKESINETYLITSSYKTTSKSVIEVDAAIQFTKSYNEKIISFVNNVRTNDGGSHEVGLKTGLTRATNDFARKYNFLKEKDSNLDGSDIREGITAIVSLRIPENILEFEGQTKGKLGTPDARTATDALVYDYFTTYLEENRKFAETIIDRAFSAQKAREAARKAREAARNGKTKNKGEVTLSGKLTPAQGKDKILNELFLVEGDSAGGSAKQARDRKFQAILPLRGKVVNTEKTNVEQVLKNEEINTIIHTIGAEFGNDFDVKKANYGKVIIMTDADTDGAHIQVLLLTFFFRFMQDLIKDNRLYIALPPLYKLTSGKEIIYAWSNEEMQEYLSKKNYTIQRYKGLGEMNANELWETTMNPAKRTLIQVNIDDLAASDKKIEVLMGDKVEPRRDWIESYVDFEVVDDFDIEKGETK, translated from the coding sequence ATGAGCAAAAAAAATAATGAGTATAATGAGAAATCGATTCAGATCCTAGAGGGTCTAGAAGCGGTTAGAAAAAGACCGGGGATGTATATTGGATCAACGGATGGAAAAGGACTACACCATCTTGTATGGGAAATCGTTGATAATGGTATTGATGAGGTACTTGCCGGTTATGGTAAAGAAATAGAAATAGTAATAAAAAATGATAATAGTATAATAATAACTGATAGTGGACGTGGAGTTCCATATAAAATGCATGAGTCAGGAGTACCAACAACTGAGATTATTTTTACTAAACTTCACGCTGGTGGTAAATTTAGTGAAGATGGTGGATATAAAGTATCAGGAGGTCTTCATGGAGTTGGTTCCTCTGTTGTTAATGCACTATCACAGTTCTTAGAAGTAACCATCCATCGAGATGGTTTTATTTGGCGCCAAAGATTTGAAAATGGTGGTAAAAAGATTGGTAAACTTGAAAAAATTGGAAATACAAATAAGACAGGTACGAGTGTTTGGTTTAAACCAGATCCAAAGATTTTTTCAACAACATTATTCCAATATGATACTATTAAAGAGCGTGTAAGGCAATCAGCATTTTTGATTTCAGGATTAAAAATTACATTAATAGATGAAAGAAATAAAGTTAAAGATATTTTTTGTTACAAAGATGGTATTAAAGAATATGTTGCTTTTATTAACGATGGTAAAGAATCAATTAATGAAACATATTTAATAACATCTAGTTATAAAACAACTAGTAAAAGTGTTATTGAAGTTGATGCTGCTATTCAATTTACAAAGAGTTATAATGAAAAGATTATTTCATTTGTAAATAATGTTAGAACCAATGATGGTGGATCACATGAAGTTGGTTTAAAGACAGGATTAACAAGAGCAACTAATGATTTTGCAAGAAAATATAATTTCTTAAAAGAAAAAGATAGCAATTTAGATGGTTCTGATATTCGTGAGGGAATAACAGCAATCGTTTCTTTAAGAATACCTGAAAATATTTTAGAGTTTGAAGGACAAACGAAAGGTAAACTAGGTACACCAGATGCTAGAACAGCAACAGATGCACTAGTTTATGATTACTTTACAACGTATTTAGAAGAAAATAGAAAGTTTGCTGAAACAATAATTGACCGTGCATTTTCAGCTCAAAAAGCAAGAGAAGCAGCTAGAAAAGCAAGAGAAGCTGCAAGAAATGGTAAAACTAAAAATAAAGGTGAAGTAACATTATCAGGAAAACTTACACCTGCTCAAGGCAAAGATAAAATTCTTAATGAATTATTTTTAGTCGAAGGAGATTCTGCTGGTGGTTCAGCTAAACAAGCAAGAGATCGTAAATTCCAAGCTATATTGCCTCTTCGTGGTAAAGTTGTTAATACTGAAAAAACAAATGTCGAACAAGTTTTAAAGAATGAAGAAATAAACACAATTATCCATACAATCGGTGCGGAATTTGGAAATGATTTTGATGTTAAAAAAGCTAATTACGGTAAAGTAATTATAATGACCGATGCTGATACCGACGGAGCACATATTCAAGTCTTATTATTAACATTCTTTTTTAGATTTATGCAAGATTTAATTAAAGATAATAGATTATATATTGCTCTTCCTCCTCTCTACAAATTAACAAGCGGTAAAGAGATTATTTATGCTTGGAGTAATGAGGAAATGCAAGAATATTTAAGTAAAAAGAATTATACAATTCAACGTTATAAAGGTCTTGGTGAAATGAACGCTAATGAACTTTGGGAAACAACAATGAATCCAGCTAAACGTACACTTATTCAAGTTAATATTGATGATTTAGCGGCTTCAGATAAGAAAATTGAAGTCTTAATGGGTGATAAGGTTGAGCCTAGACGTGATTGGATTGAATCTTACGTTGACTTTGAAGTAGTCGATGATTTTGATATTGAGAAAGGGGAAACTAAATAA
- the plsY gene encoding glycerol-3-phosphate 1-O-acyltransferase PlsY produces the protein MNLLIIIILGILSYLLGSIPSGYLIAKIVRKIDIRKLGSNSTGATNTSRVLGFKYGLLALFFDALKGIIIMAILVIFKLDQYYIVNIFDNPTNILAIYGLISVIGHIYPIFLNFKGGKAVATSFGVVLFLTPLLALMGVFILVSIVYITKYVSLASIITGVSIFLVSIFFAIFNVNIMKDMATPGLPLIPIEYAIVYGLMASIIILKHKQNIIRLISGEENKFSIKK, from the coding sequence ATGAATTTACTTATTATAATTATCCTTGGCATTCTTTCATATTTACTAGGTTCAATTCCTAGTGGATATCTAATTGCTAAAATTGTAAGAAAAATTGATATAAGAAAATTAGGTTCAAACAGCACTGGAGCGACAAACACTTCAAGAGTATTAGGTTTCAAATATGGACTTCTTGCATTATTCTTTGATGCATTAAAAGGTATTATCATAATGGCTATTTTAGTTATTTTTAAATTAGATCAATATTACATCGTTAATATTTTTGATAATCCAACTAACATCTTAGCAATATACGGTTTAATATCTGTAATTGGTCATATTTATCCAATATTTCTTAATTTCAAAGGTGGAAAAGCAGTTGCAACATCATTTGGTGTGGTTTTATTCCTAACGCCATTACTAGCTTTAATGGGTGTTTTTATATTAGTTAGTATCGTTTATATAACTAAATATGTTTCACTTGCTTCAATTATTACAGGTGTTTCAATTTTCTTAGTTAGCATCTTCTTCGCAATTTTTAATGTTAATATAATGAAAGATATGGCAACACCAGGTTTACCACTCATACCAATTGAATATGCCATTGTTTATGGTCTTATGGCTTCAATAATAATTTTAAAACATAAACAAAATATTATAAGATTAATAAGCGGTGAAGAAAATAAATTTAGTATAAAAAAATGA
- a CDS encoding YneF family protein, producing MLILAVATGWAIGIGAIALVLGLVVGFFLARAWFKRYLAKNPPVNEQMIREMMRQMGRTPSERQVKQILNSMNQYK from the coding sequence ATGTTAATATTAGCAGTTGCAACAGGATGGGCTATTGGAATTGGTGCTATCGCTTTGGTGTTAGGACTAGTTGTTGGTTTCTTTTTAGCAAGAGCATGGTTTAAACGTTACTTGGCTAAAAATCCACCAGTTAATGAACAAATGATTCGTGAAATGATGCGTCAAATGGGAAGAACACCATCAGAACGTCAAGTTAAACAAATTTTAAATTCAATGAATCAATATAAATAA
- the rsmD gene encoding 16S rRNA (guanine(966)-N(2))-methyltransferase RsmD → MIRIHAGKFKGNSIKRVGIDSTRETASMVREAVFNSLYQINGNVLDLFGGSGSYGFTALSLGASELTLVDVNKRACAVLNDNALKLNILNNVKIYNKDYETFLKINTEKFDLVFLDPPYNFNSYDKLLEKISNQTTKNAKIILETDKKTNIPEAFNDFIIIKNKTYGIKKIVIYSNNSD, encoded by the coding sequence ATGATAAGAATTCACGCTGGTAAATTTAAAGGTAATTCAATCAAGCGTGTTGGAATTGATTCAACAAGAGAAACAGCCTCAATGGTTAGAGAGGCTGTTTTTAATAGTCTATACCAAATAAATGGTAATGTACTTGATTTGTTTGGTGGCTCAGGATCATATGGTTTTACAGCTTTATCGCTTGGAGCTAGTGAACTTACATTAGTTGATGTTAATAAAAGAGCCTGTGCAGTTTTAAATGATAATGCATTAAAATTAAATATTTTAAACAATGTGAAAATATACAATAAAGATTATGAAACATTTTTAAAAATAAATACTGAAAAATTTGATTTAGTTTTTTTAGATCCACCATATAACTTTAATAGTTATGATAAACTATTAGAAAAAATTTCAAATCAAACTACAAAAAATGCTAAAATAATTCTTGAAACTGATAAAAAAACTAATATACCAGAAGCATTCAATGATTTTATAATCATTAAAAATAAAACGTATGGAATCAAGAAAATTGTAATCTATAGTAATAATTCTGACTAA
- a CDS encoding heavy-metal-associated domain-containing protein yields MKTIKVNDMSCMHCVKKIQTSLLANGVDGNIDLMNHEVEVNERDINTAVEAIKAAGFTPEI; encoded by the coding sequence ATGAAAACAATTAAAGTAAATGATATGTCATGTATGCACTGTGTTAAAAAAATTCAAACATCTTTATTAGCAAATGGTGTTGATGGAAATATTGATTTAATGAATCATGAAGTTGAAGTAAATGAAAGAGATATTAATACTGCTGTAGAAGCAATTAAAGCAGCAGGTTTTACACCAGAAATATGA